Proteins encoded in a region of the Solanum dulcamara chromosome 9, daSolDulc1.2, whole genome shotgun sequence genome:
- the LOC129903105 gene encoding LRR receptor-like serine/threonine-protein kinase EFR, which translates to MSSLIFHLLFLLLPCLSKCCAELSGNDTDHLALISFKNAIISDPLNITASWNESSHFCSWIGITCGNKHGRVIRIVLNSSELVGPLSPAVGNLSFLRILWLSKNSFTGQIPGEIGKLSRLRMLNLANNSFSGEIPRNISRCSNLNYIHLGNNNLSGSIPTELRSLNKLKNLLLQLNKLTGEVPAYLGNHSSLLAIALGDNQLHGKIPDIFGGLKHLVFLDFAMNYLSGEIPMSIFNLSSLHTLQLTFNKLEEDLPSDVGFNLPSLKFFLLVGNQLTGKVPTSILNSTLIMEFGIDANNFTGQVPAFGNQKDLYWLGVAENHFGNGMLDDLKFMYSLQNCTSLEQLILENNNLGGVLPKYIGNMSNLLRLSVGGNLIHGNIPTEILQLDNLQVLGLEKNNFTGVIPESIGQLRQLSKLHLHHNKFSGEIPHSLGNLTRLIELNLGSNNFQGTVPSSLGSCKFLSLLYLNGNQLSGPIPKELFELSLIELDLSNNHLTGYFPVRIGSGNSTGLINLIYMNHSYNNISGEIPSSFGTLTSLTELYLGNNALQGIIPASLSSLRSLEYMDLSHNHFIGRIPKFLDELVSLKFLNLSYNDLEGEVPLKGAFRNMSAVSLVGNSELCGGIPEFKMPKCSDKVASSRRRLSHRLIIVMLIIGGLLAATTVALLLFWCARRKKRSTSSESSSLDVIPRVTYNSLHKETNGFSTSNMIGSGAFSFVYRGILEENGKFVAIKVLKLQVRGASKSFLTECEALRHIKHRNLVKLLTSCSSIDNQGNDFKALIYEFMANGNLANWLHNKNTEGEENHEPKNLNMLQRLNVIIDVASALDYLHHQSGTPLTHCDIKPNNVLLDEDFVAHLGDFGLARFLPDAANLLSLSQSSSLNIRGTIGYVPPEYANGNTFSTYGDVYSYGILLLETFTGRSPTDEFFKDGLNLHDFVKRAIPEQVKDVSDPKLVYDETGRLISNNKTIECLALIFRVGIACSVESAKDRMDIADVVNELTLIKDAFLTN; encoded by the exons ATGTCCTCTCTAATTTTTCACCTTCTATTCTTGCTACTGCCTTGCCTCTCAAAGTGTTGTGCAGAACTCTCAGGAAATGATACTGATCATTTGGCCCTGATTTCCTTTAAAAATGCAATAATATCAGACCCACTCAACATCACAGCTTCTTGGAATGAATCTAGCCATTTCTGCAGCTGGATTGGCATAACTTGTGGCAACAAACACGGTCGAGTCATTAGGATTGTCTTGAACTCTAGCGAATTGGTTGGTCCATTGTCACCTGCAGTTGGTAATCTTAGTTTCCTCAGGATACTTTGGCTCAGCAAGAACAGTTTCACTGGCCAAATCCCTGGAGAGATAGGAAAGCTATCAAGATTACGCATGTTGAACTTAGCAAACAATTCTTTTTCTGGTGAAATACCAAGAAACATATCGCGGTGCTCCAATCTTAATTATATTCATTTGGGTAATAACAATCTGAGTGGAAGCATTCCAACTGAATTGAGATCATTGaataaactcaagaatttgcttCTTCAGTTGAACAAATTGACTGGAGAAGTTCCAGCTTATCTAGGTAATCATTCTTCACTCTTGGCAATTGCACTAGGAGATAATCAACTCCATGGAAAGATACCTGATATTTTTGGTGGACTCAAACATTTGGTGTTTCTTGATTTTGCCATGAATTATCTGTCTGGTGAGATTCCTATGTCCATTTTCAACTTGTCATCATTGCACACCCTTCAGTTAACTTTTAATAAACTTGAAGAGGATCTTCCATCAGACGTGGGGTTCAATCTTCCAAGCTTAAAGTTCTTTCTCCTTGTGGGAAATCAACTGACAGGAAAGGTGCCTACTTCAATACTAAATTCCACATTAATTATGGAATTTGGTATCGACGCCAATAATTTCACTGGACAAGTACCAGCCTTTGGAAATCAAAAGGATTTGTACTGGCTTGGAGTTGCTGAAAATCATTTTGGAAATGGAATGTTGgatgatttgaagtttatgtatTCCCTACAAAATTGTACAAGTTTAGAGCAGCTAATACTGGAAAACAACAATCTTGGAGGAGTACTGCCAAAATATATAGGCAACATGTCCAATCTTTTGCGGCTTTCTGTAGGGGGGAATCTCATTCATGGAAACATTCCCACAGAGATTTTACAACTTGACAATCTGCAAGTACTTGGTCtcgagaaaaataattttactggTGTGATTCCCGAGTCTATTGGACAACTAAGGCAACTTAGTAAGTTACACCTTCACCACAACAAATTTTCAGGGGAGATTCCACATTCTCTTGGAAATTTGACGAGGTTGATTGAACTCAATTTGGGATCAAACAACTTTCAAGGTACTGTACCATCAAGTCTTGGAAGCTGCAAGTTCTTATCGCTCTTGTATCTGAATGGAAATCAACTTAGTGGTCCTATACCGAAAGAACTGTTTGAGCTCTCCCTTATAGAACTTGACCTCTCAAACAACCACTTGACGGGGTATTTTCCTGTACGGATTGGCTCTGGAAACTCGACTGGATTGATAAACTTGATCTACATGAACCATTCATACAACAATATATCAGGTGAAATACCAAGCAGCTTTGGCACTTTGACTAGTTTGACGGAACTATACCTTGGTAACAATGCCCTTCAGGGAATTATTCCTGCATCCTTGAGTTCTTTGAGAAGTCTTGAATATATGGATCTTTCTCATAACCACTTTATAGGGAGGATCCCAAAGTTTCTGGATGAACTTGTCTCCTTGAAGTTCTTAAATTTGTCTTATAATGATTTGGAGGGTGAGGTACCTTTGAAAGGAGCTTTCAGAAACATGAGTGCTGTTTCACTAGTTGGGAATAGTGAGCTATGTGGTGGTATTCCAGAGTTCAAAATGCCGAAGTGCAGCGACAAAGTAGCATCAAGTAGAAGAAGATTATCTCATAGATTGATAATAGTAATGCTGATTATTGGAGGATTATTGGCAGCAACAACAGTGGCCCTTCTTCTTTTCTGGTGTGCTAGGAGAAAAAAGAGGTCTACTTCATCAGAGAGTTCATCATTGGATGTGATCCCAAGAGTAACTTACAATAGTCTTCACAAAGAAACTAATGGCTTCTCTACGTCGAACATGATTGGTTCGGGTGCATTTAGTTTCGTGTACAGAGGCATTCTAGAGGAAAATGGAAAATTTGTTGCCATAAAGGTGCTCAAACTCCAAGTTAGGGGAGCTTCTAAGAGCTTTCTTACTGAGTGCGAAGCACTAAGGCATATCAAGCATAGAAACCTGGTAAAACTCTTAACATCATGTTCAAGCATTGATAACCAAGGTAATGACTTCAAGGCTCTCATTTATGAATTCATGGCCAATGGTAATTTGGCAAATTGGTTGCACAATAAAAATACAGAAGGTGAAGAAAATCATGAGCCTAAAAATTTGAACATGCTACAGAGACTCAATGTAATAATTGATGTGGCTTCTGCATTAGATTATCTTCATCATCAATCTGGCACGCCATTGACACATTGTGATATCAAACCAAATAATGTGCTTTTGGATGAAGATTTTGTTGCTCATTTAGGTGACTTTGGACTGGCGAGGTTTCTGCCTGATGCTGCAAATCTGCTCTCCTTGAGCCAATCCAGCTCTCTCAATATAAGAGGAACCATTGGATATGTTCCACCTG AATATGCTAATGGTAATACATTTTCGACCTATGGAGATGTGTATAGTTATGGAATTCTACTGTTGGAAACATTTACCGGAAGAAGTCCAACTGATGAGTTTTTCAAGGATGGTCTAAACCTTCATGATTTTGTTAAGAGAGCCATACCTGAGCAAGTGAAAGATGTTTCTGATCCTAAACTTGTCTATGATGAAACGGGCAGACTGATCAGCAACAATAAAACAATTGAGTGCCTCGCGTTGATTTTTCGAGTTGGGATTGCTTGTTCAGTGGAATCTGCAAAAGATCGCATGGACATTGCTGATGTTGTTAATGAACTGACTCTAATCAAAGATGCCTTCCTGACGAACTAG